In Caulobacter segnis ATCC 21756, the sequence GACCGCCTTCACCGCCGCCGGATCCATCGCCGGCGTGGCGGCGCTGTTGAGCAGCAGGGCGGCGAACATGGCGGCGATCATGGAAGGCTCCGATGGCGATCAAGTTCAGCTGACGCCGAATCCTGGCGGGACGCCAAGCTCCTTACGAAAAGCGACGCTTGAGTGGCAAGCCGTCGTTCTTTGAACGTGTGCGTTCAATTCGAGCACGAGAGCCTTCGCCAAGTCTCCCGGAGTTTTCGCCAAAGTCAGCCGCCGCCGGGCCTGCTAACTCCCAACCCATGACCCCGTCCCGCAAACTCCTGCTCGGCCTGCTATGCGGCGTGATCGCCGGGGCGTTCTGGGGCGGCGTGTTCCTGGCGCCGAGACTGCTGGCCGACTTCACGCCGCTGCAGGCGACGGCGGGGCGCTATCTGGCCTATGGCCTGGCGGCGACGGCGCTGCTGATTCCGAGTTGGAAGACCGTCATGGCCCGGATGGACGGGCGCGACTGGCGCGACCTCTTCCTGCTGAGCCTGCTGGGCAACCTGATCTACTATGTCGGCCTGGCCGTGGCGGTTCAGAGCGCCGGCGTGGCCCTGGCCTCGCTGGTCATCGGCCTGCTGCCCGTGACCATCACCCTGGTCGGCGCCCCCTCCAGGAAAGATGGGCCCGGGGAGGGGACGCCGATACGCCGGCTGATCGCGCCCCTGGCCCTGATCGTCGCCGGCGGGGTCTGCATCAACCTGGACGCCTTCGCCGCCGCTGGACGGGCCGGCGCGGGGCGGACGCTGGTCGGCCTGGCCGGCGCGCTCCTGGCCCTGGCGGTCTGGACCGCCTACGCCGTCTGGAACGCCCGGCGATTGGCCGCCACGCCGAAGTTCAACAGCCACGAGTGGTCTCTGCTGACCGGCGTCGCGACGGGCTTGCTGTCCCTGGTCATCGTGGTCCCGGCCTTCGCCCTCGGGGGGAAGGCGCATGCGGCCAGCGCTTGGGGCCTGTTTTGGGGCGTCAGCTTCGCGGTGGCGATCGGCGCATCGGTGATCGGCAACGGCCTGTGGAACGCCGCCAGCCGCCTGTTGCCGCTGTCGCTGTCGGGCCAGCTGATCGTGTTCGAGACGGTGTTCGCGCTGGCCTACGGCTTCCTGCACGAGGGGCGGTGGCCGCGCCCCCTGGAGAGCGTCGCCATCGTGCTGATGCTGGCCGGCGTGCTGTGGTCGGCGCGGCGGCATCGGGCCCCGACCGAGGCGCTCGCAACATGACGCGAACCTGAACGGCCAGTCCCGATCGGGTTCAGATGCGGGGGTCTAGAACAGCTATCAACAGAGATAGGAGACCCGCCATGACCACCATCGGCAAGTTCACCAAGACCGCGATCGCTGTCACCGTCGCCGGCGCGCTGGTCGCTCCCGCCACCGCCGCTTTCGCCGGCGAAAAGACCGAGCGCGCCATCCTGGGCGCGGTGATCGGCGGCGTCGCCGGCGCGGCGCTGGGCAATGGCAAGGGCGATGCGGTCGCCATCGGCGCGGTCGCCGGCGCGGCCCTGGGCGCCACGACGGCCAAGGACAAGAACGACCGCCGCTACAGCCACGGCTATCGCACGGCGCCGCGCTACGACAACCGCTACTACAACGCCGGCTATCGCAACGACCGCTACGCCTACGATCGCTACGACCGTCGCAACGATCGCTCTTACGACCGCTACGACAACCGCTACGCCTACGGCTATCGCCGTTAACCGCTAAGCCTTCCTCGTTGGAGTTTCGATCCCTCCTCCCGCGAGCAAACTGCGCCGTCCCGGACCGGGGCGGCGCTTTTTCGTGCCGCCACACCTAAACATCGTTTGGTTGACACCAGCGGCTATCGCGGCGGCGAAATCTGCTATAGCCCCCTCTTGAGGAAAGAGTGGTTCGGGCCCGGCGCTAAGCGGGACCGGCTGTTCCTGGGTTAGGGAGCGCGCTTAAGGCTCATGGCGGCATCCGGCATCGCCGTTCGAGGACCACGAAGCCTGCTTCGGCAGATTCGAGAAGCCATGGCCGGGGGCGGCCCCGCCCAGGCCAAGCTCGACATGGTGGTGCGCACCATCGCCATCTCGATGGTGGCGGAAGTCTGCTCGATCTATCTGCGCCGCGCCTCGGGCGATCTCGAACTGTTCGCCACCGAGGGTCTGGCGCGCGAGGCCGTCCACGTCACCCGCCTGAAGCCGGGCGAGGGCCTGGTCGGCGAGACCATGCGCCTGGGCCGGCCGCTGAACCTGTCCGACGCCGCCAGCCACCCGCAATTCTCGTACCGTCCGGAAACGGGCGAAGATCCCTACCACGCCTTCCTGGCCGTGCCCCTGCTGCGCGGCGGCCGCGCCATCGGCGTGCTGGTCGTCCAGAACCGCACCGAGCGGGTCTATGACGAGGAAGAGGTCGAGGACCTGCA encodes:
- a CDS encoding DMT family transporter, which gives rise to MTPSRKLLLGLLCGVIAGAFWGGVFLAPRLLADFTPLQATAGRYLAYGLAATALLIPSWKTVMARMDGRDWRDLFLLSLLGNLIYYVGLAVAVQSAGVALASLVIGLLPVTITLVGAPSRKDGPGEGTPIRRLIAPLALIVAGGVCINLDAFAAAGRAGAGRTLVGLAGALLALAVWTAYAVWNARRLAATPKFNSHEWSLLTGVATGLLSLVIVVPAFALGGKAHAASAWGLFWGVSFAVAIGASVIGNGLWNAASRLLPLSLSGQLIVFETVFALAYGFLHEGRWPRPLESVAIVLMLAGVLWSARRHRAPTEALAT